The Vreelandella piezotolerans genomic interval GCCGTAGGCCGCACCGATCAGCGCATCAACGGCTTTATCCAGGTGGGCATCCGGCATCACCACCATATGGTTTTTTGCGCCCCCCAGCGCCTGGACGCGCTTGCCGTGCTTGGCGCCACGCTCGTAGATCAGGTTGGCGATCGGCGTAGAACCCACGAACGACAGCGCCTTCACGTCAGGGTGATCGATTAGCGCTTCGACCGAATCTTTATCGCCCTGCACCACGTTGAAGACGCCATCCGGCAGGCCTGCTTGCTGCAATAGATCCGCTATCATCAGCGAGGCACTGGGGTCCAGCGGGCTAGGCTTGAGAATGAAGGTATTGCCAGCGGCAATGGCAATGGGGAACATCCACATGGGCACCATCGCCGGGAAGTTGAACGGCGTGATGCCCGCCACCACTCCCAGCGGCTGGCGCACGGTCCAGTTATCGATACCGGTGCTGACCTGCTCGGTGTAATCACCCTTCAAGAGCTGGGGGATGCCGCAAGCGAATTCGACGATATCGATGCCCCGGGCCACCTCGCCTTGCGCGTCGGTGAAGACTTTGCCGTGCTCTTTGGTGATTGCCTCGGCCAGGGCATCCTTATTAGCGTTCAGCAGCTCCAGAAATTTGAACATGACCCGAGCGCGGCGGATGGGCGGCGTATCGGCCCAGGCGGGGAATGCCGCCTGAGCGGCTTGCACGGCCGTATCTACGTCAGCGCTCGACGCCAGGGCCACACGCCCGGTGACCTGCCCGGTGGCGGGGTTGA includes:
- a CDS encoding CoA-acylating methylmalonate-semialdehyde dehydrogenase translates to MTTHAIHHFINGQRSEGTSGSAQDVFNPATGQVTGRVALASSADVDTAVQAAQAAFPAWADTPPIRRARVMFKFLELLNANKDALAEAITKEHGKVFTDAQGEVARGIDIVEFACGIPQLLKGDYTEQVSTGIDNWTVRQPLGVVAGITPFNFPAMVPMWMFPIAIAAGNTFILKPSPLDPSASLMIADLLQQAGLPDGVFNVVQGDKDSVEALIDHPDVKALSFVGSTPIANLIYERGAKHGKRVQALGGAKNHMVVMPDAHLDKAVDALIGAAYGSAGERCMAISVAVLVGDVADKVVPMLTERAEALKVKDGMQLDAEMGPIVTRQAHQRITGYIEKGVAEGAELVVDGREFDGAQAGEGCSDGFWMGGTLFDHVTPEMTIYKEEIFGPVLVCVRVPDVATAIQLINGHEFGNGVSCFTESGSVAREFGRRIQVGMVGINVPIPVPMAWHGFGGWKRSLFGDTHAYGEEGVRFYTKQKSIMQRWSDSIDAGAEFVMPTAK